The proteins below come from a single Aegilops tauschii subsp. strangulata cultivar AL8/78 chromosome 6, Aet v6.0, whole genome shotgun sequence genomic window:
- the LOC141025456 gene encoding uncharacterized protein: MVGAGRERAKAPSSSARGLRSSIPDAPLRRALLDSMATPPGPSSSTAVPSRGRGRKRGGGARGRRRGGRVTATAPSSPPPPAVSPEHVTARVDSSEEEATRTPVHEPPVHGSWAHEPRVDWPSAHESSAHETPEEHTSGWGTWPDQPEEASGHADDGGEPTDLEEEGGTVYQRGATRLPSVPATREQRWLIFPDGERGWDHHHSVRRPNSVLGVLCRQNFPGFVTLPGEGRLPELGLSWEHYVAAPAPPDVIIDGVVCDTRADMVIRTFWTFYRCEEGYEEDAAHVIENVCKRLLQNLRHEARVQAVRDYYALRGIKKTKPACRDKFLSKEQYMKVILKAFYLSSFI; this comes from the exons atggtgggcgctggtcgggagcgcgccaaggccccttcttcgtcggcgcgtggtttgaggtcttccattccagacgcacctctccgccgagcgttgctggacagtatggccacaccgccgggcccttcttcgtcgaccgcggtgcccagcaggggacgaggtaggaagagaggaggtggggcacgtggtcgcaggagaggaggtagggtgactgctacggcgccttcctcgccgccacccccagctgtttcacccgagcacgtgactgctagggtggactcgtccgaggaggaggctacacggactccggtccacgagcctccggtccatgggtcttgggcccacgagcctcgggtcgactggccttcggcccacgagagttcggcccacgagaccccggaggagcacacgtccggatggggtacctggccggatcagcccgaggaggcgagtggccatgctgatgatggcggggagccgactgatcttgaggaggaggggggcaccgtctaccagcgtggtgctacacggctcccgtccgtgccggcgacccgcgagcagaggtggttgattttccctgatggggagag gggttgggaccaccatcatagtgtccgccggcccaactccgtccttggagttctttgccggcaaaacttcccggggtttgtcacgttgcctggtgagggtcggcttccagagcttggattgagctgggagcactacgtggctgccccggccccgccggatgtcattatcgacggtgtcgtgtgcgacacgagggcagacatggtgatcaggacgttctgg acattctacaggtgtgaggagggatacgaggaggacgcggcacatgttatcgagaacgtctgcaagcgcctactccagaacttacggcacgaggctcgggtgcaggctgttcgagactactacgccttgcgtggtatcaagaagaccaagccggcgtgccgcgataagttcctgagtaaggagcagtacatgaaggtaattcttaaggccttctacttaagttccttcatttag